From a single Sphingosinicellaceae bacterium genomic region:
- a CDS encoding superoxide dismutase, whose product MTFKLPPLPYADDALEPAVSARTLSFHHGKHHKAYVDKANELIAGTPMETMTEVEVIRRAKADGNQKLFNAAAQAWNHEFLWNSFSPNGGGAPEGELKAAIDRDLGGVEKFTESFTAEAVGHFASGWAWLVADKGALKVISTHDADNALTHEGLTPLLVLDLWEHAYYLDYQNARPEFVKAFLSKLVNWEFAAANYGAGQRLAA is encoded by the coding sequence ATGACCTTCAAGCTGCCCCCCTTGCCCTACGCCGATGACGCCCTCGAGCCTGCCGTGTCGGCGCGGACCCTGAGCTTCCACCACGGCAAGCATCACAAGGCTTATGTCGACAAGGCCAACGAGCTGATCGCCGGTACCCCCATGGAGACGATGACCGAGGTCGAGGTCATCCGCCGCGCCAAGGCCGACGGCAACCAGAAGTTGTTCAACGCCGCCGCGCAGGCCTGGAACCACGAGTTCCTGTGGAACAGCTTCTCGCCCAATGGCGGCGGCGCTCCCGAAGGCGAGCTCAAGGCCGCGATCGACCGCGACCTCGGTGGCGTCGAGAAGTTCACGGAAAGCTTCACCGCCGAGGCGGTCGGGCATTTCGCCAGCGGCTGGGCCTGGCTCGTCGCCGACAAGGGCGCGCTGAAGGTGATCTCGACCCACGATGCCGACAACGCGCTGACCCATGAGGGCCTGACGCCATTGCTGGTGCTCGACCTGTGGGAGCACGCTTATTACCTCGACTACCAGAACGCCCGGCCGGAATTCGTGAAGGCGTTCCTGTCGAAGTTGGTAAACTGGGAATTCGCCGCCGCCAACTACGGCGCCGGGCAGCGCCTGGCGGCCTGA